One Acidimicrobiales bacterium genomic window carries:
- a CDS encoding LLM class flavin-dependent oxidoreductase produces the protein MTVMRTAIQLTAESGAWPELVTYVTEAERLGVDHCWVAEAWGGDAATPIAALAQHTDRMTFGSGVFQVGARSAANTAMTALTLQRITDGRFSLGLGASGPQVIEGLHGVPFDRPLTRMRETIEVVRMAEAGEKLILDGAQVRLPLPGGEGKALRLSLLPGDIPLAVYIASLSPRMLALTGEVADGWLGTSFVPEGAQSSMDALAEGAARSGRTLADLDLCQGAEVAFARDDDDLAEMVAARKPGLAFSLGGMGSADTNFYNAAYARQGFAEEAAESQALWLAGRRDAAAASIPDAMVLATTLIGNESQVADRLALWRDVGISHIRLYPAGDTLDERLATLGRALDLVRGLGSSQPADGP, from the coding sequence ATGACCGTTATGCGAACGGCAATTCAGCTAACTGCCGAAAGTGGCGCCTGGCCCGAGCTCGTGACCTACGTAACCGAGGCCGAGCGGCTAGGGGTGGACCACTGCTGGGTGGCCGAGGCGTGGGGTGGTGACGCCGCCACGCCGATCGCCGCTCTGGCTCAGCACACGGACCGGATGACGTTCGGCTCTGGTGTCTTCCAGGTTGGGGCACGATCAGCTGCCAACACGGCGATGACCGCTCTCACCCTGCAGCGCATCACCGACGGTCGGTTCTCCCTTGGCCTTGGTGCCTCCGGGCCGCAGGTGATCGAAGGCCTCCACGGTGTCCCGTTTGACCGTCCACTCACCCGAATGCGGGAAACCATCGAGGTGGTCCGCATGGCCGAAGCCGGCGAGAAGCTGATTCTGGACGGCGCTCAGGTCCGACTGCCCCTGCCGGGCGGCGAAGGTAAGGCCCTGAGGCTGTCGCTCCTTCCCGGCGACATTCCATTGGCCGTCTACATCGCCTCCCTGTCACCGCGGATGCTGGCCCTGACCGGCGAGGTCGCTGACGGCTGGCTAGGCACCAGCTTCGTACCTGAGGGCGCACAGTCGTCGATGGACGCCTTAGCTGAGGGAGCGGCCCGGTCCGGGCGGACGCTGGCCGACCTCGACCTGTGTCAGGGCGCCGAGGTGGCATTCGCCAGGGACGACGACGACCTGGCCGAGATGGTCGCGGCCCGCAAGCCTGGCCTGGCATTCAGTCTCGGCGGAATGGGCTCCGCCGACACGAACTTCTACAACGCGGCCTACGCCCGGCAGGGCTTCGCCGAGGAGGCCGCTGAGTCTCAGGCCCTGTGGCTAGCTGGTCGACGAGACGCTGCGGCTGCCTCAATCCCCGACGCCATGGTCCTGGCCACCACTCTCATAGGCAACGAGTCCCAGGTCGCCGACCGCCTTGCCCTCTGGCGTGACGTGGGGATCTCCCACATCCGCCTCTACCCGGCTGGCGACACCCTGGACGAGCGGCTGGCCACCTTGGGCCGGGCCCTGGACCTCGTCCGAGGGCTGGGATCGTCGCAGCCCGCAGACGGCCCGTAG
- a CDS encoding DUF2237 domain-containing protein, whose translation MAVNVLGTELQECGFDPLTGFYRDGCCNTGADDLGVHTVCALVTAEFLDFSARAGNDLSTPRPGFDGLQPGDRWCMCASRWQEAHEAGMAPPVLLAATHILSLEWVDADALRAAGVDRPD comes from the coding sequence ATGGCCGTCAACGTGCTGGGCACCGAGCTCCAAGAGTGCGGGTTTGACCCCCTTACCGGCTTCTACCGGGATGGGTGTTGCAACACGGGCGCCGACGACCTCGGGGTGCACACCGTGTGCGCCCTGGTCACCGCCGAGTTCCTGGACTTCTCAGCCCGGGCTGGCAATGACCTGTCCACCCCACGCCCCGGGTTCGATGGCCTGCAGCCCGGCGACCGGTGGTGCATGTGCGCGTCGCGGTGGCAGGAAGCCCACGAGGCGGGCATGGCCCCGCCGGTCCTGCTAGCCGCCACCCACATCCTGAGTCTGGAATGGGTGGACGCTGACGCCCTTCGGGCCGCCGGGGTGGACCGTCCGGACTGA
- the typA gene encoding translational GTPase TypA — MATRSDLRNVAVIAHVDHGKTTLVDGLLRQSGAFRANEEVVDRVMDSMDLEREKGITILAKNTAVHRGDVKVNIVDTPGHADFGGEVERALNMVDGVILLVDSAEGPRPQTRFVLRKALEAGLAIVLVVNKVDRPDARLAEVVDETYELFLDLGATEDQIEFPIVYTDARAGTATLDPDCDGTDLAPFFDVVLDHVPPPVYDEDAPLRVHVTNLDASPYVGRIAVCRIDSGTLRRGAPVAWCRTDGSVQPARVATITVTEALGQVDVEEAGPGEIVYVSGIDDVTIGETLADPEDPRPLPIITVDEPTLSMAIGVNTSPVAGATGDKLTARQVKARLDTELIGNVSLRVLPTERPDTWEVQGRGELQLAVLIETMRREGFELTVGKPEVLLRELDGTLHEPTERLSVDVPEEHVGAVTQLLGERKARMEDMTNHGTGWVRLDYVVAARALIGFRTEFLTETRGTGLLHHVFEGWEPWMGELRTRQSGSVVADRLGVATPYAITGLQDRTTLFVGPTEEVYGGMIIGENPRAEDMDVNICREKKLTNVRAAASDDTVRLTPPRRLSLEQALEYIADDECVEVTPAAVRLRKVELDAGARARTVKKLKHARV, encoded by the coding sequence GTGGCCACCCGCTCCGACCTCCGCAACGTCGCCGTCATCGCCCACGTCGACCACGGCAAGACGACCCTCGTCGACGGCCTCCTACGCCAGTCCGGAGCGTTCCGAGCGAACGAGGAGGTGGTCGACCGGGTTATGGACTCCATGGACCTAGAGCGGGAAAAGGGGATCACCATCTTGGCCAAGAACACGGCGGTTCACCGGGGCGACGTAAAGGTCAACATCGTGGACACCCCTGGACACGCCGACTTCGGCGGAGAGGTCGAACGAGCCCTGAACATGGTTGACGGGGTCATCCTGCTAGTCGACTCTGCCGAGGGACCCCGACCGCAGACCCGTTTCGTCCTCCGCAAGGCTTTGGAGGCCGGCCTGGCCATCGTGCTCGTCGTCAACAAGGTCGACCGTCCCGACGCCCGCCTGGCCGAGGTGGTGGACGAGACCTACGAACTATTCCTCGACCTGGGCGCCACCGAGGACCAGATCGAGTTCCCGATCGTCTACACCGATGCCCGGGCCGGAACGGCCACCCTGGACCCCGACTGCGACGGAACCGACCTGGCGCCCTTCTTCGATGTGGTCCTCGACCACGTACCTCCTCCTGTCTACGACGAGGACGCCCCGCTGCGGGTCCACGTCACCAACCTGGACGCCTCTCCCTACGTCGGTCGTATCGCCGTCTGCCGGATCGACAGCGGAACCCTGCGGCGAGGCGCTCCGGTGGCCTGGTGTCGGACCGACGGTTCGGTCCAGCCAGCCCGCGTCGCCACCATCACGGTCACCGAGGCACTCGGTCAGGTCGACGTCGAGGAGGCGGGACCGGGCGAGATCGTCTACGTGTCGGGAATCGATGATGTCACCATCGGCGAGACGCTGGCCGACCCCGAGGATCCCCGCCCGCTACCCATCATCACCGTCGACGAACCCACCCTTTCCATGGCCATCGGCGTGAACACCTCACCGGTGGCTGGAGCGACCGGCGACAAACTGACCGCCCGCCAGGTAAAGGCCCGCCTGGACACCGAGTTGATCGGCAACGTGTCACTGCGGGTCCTGCCCACCGAACGTCCCGACACATGGGAGGTTCAGGGGCGAGGCGAGCTGCAGTTGGCCGTGCTCATTGAGACCATGCGCCGTGAGGGCTTCGAGTTGACGGTGGGCAAGCCCGAGGTTCTCCTCCGTGAACTCGACGGCACCCTGCACGAGCCGACCGAGCGCCTATCCGTCGACGTTCCCGAGGAGCACGTGGGGGCAGTCACCCAACTCCTCGGTGAGCGCAAGGCCCGGATGGAGGATATGACCAACCACGGCACCGGGTGGGTGCGCCTCGACTACGTGGTGGCCGCCCGGGCTCTCATCGGCTTCCGGACCGAGTTCCTAACCGAGACCAGGGGCACTGGCTTGCTCCACCACGTATTTGAAGGCTGGGAGCCGTGGATGGGAGAGCTCCGGACCCGCCAGAGCGGAAGCGTGGTCGCCGACCGTCTGGGTGTCGCCACGCCGTACGCCATTACCGGCCTCCAAGATCGAACCACCCTGTTCGTTGGGCCGACCGAGGAGGTTTACGGCGGGATGATTATCGGCGAGAACCCCCGGGCCGAGGACATGGACGTCAACATCTGTCGGGAGAAGAAACTCACCAACGTCCGGGCCGCCGCCTCGGACGACACGGTCCGTCTGACCCCTCCCCGGAGGCTCTCCCTCGAACAGGCCCTCGAGTACATAGCCGACGACGAGTGCGTGGAGGTCACGCCGGCTGCCGTACGGCTCCGCAAGGTGGAGTTGGACGCCGGGGCACGGGCCCGGACGGTCAAGAAACTCAAGCACGCCCGGGTCTGA
- a CDS encoding alpha/beta hydrolase, with translation MTLLAEDATARGVATWNVDYRSVGDPGGGYPGTLDDIARAIDHLAQVDEPLALDDVIVIGHSAGGHLALWAGSRGRLAPGDPGASPLIEPHTVVAQAAVVDLRLAAEVNLGWGAVEALLGGEPDEVPERYRVAQPVFEGHRIIAVHGRYDQIVPISQSALIPGAIGIFSDTGTHFDVLDPRHNLWLRTVAELGLDSPN, from the coding sequence ATGACACTTCTGGCTGAAGATGCGACTGCACGGGGAGTTGCGACTTGGAACGTCGATTACCGGTCGGTGGGTGATCCAGGAGGGGGCTATCCGGGAACGTTGGATGACATCGCCAGGGCCATCGACCATCTCGCACAAGTAGATGAGCCGCTCGCGCTCGACGATGTGATCGTGATCGGGCACTCGGCCGGCGGCCACCTTGCGCTCTGGGCGGGGAGCCGAGGCCGGCTCGCTCCTGGTGATCCAGGAGCGAGTCCTCTCATCGAACCACACACCGTGGTTGCCCAGGCTGCCGTCGTCGACCTGCGGTTGGCCGCCGAGGTGAACCTCGGATGGGGTGCAGTGGAGGCATTACTTGGCGGAGAACCCGATGAGGTTCCCGAGCGCTACCGGGTCGCCCAACCGGTCTTCGAAGGCCATCGGATCATCGCCGTTCATGGGCGGTATGACCAGATTGTGCCCATAAGCCAGAGTGCGCTGATTCCCGGAGCGATTGGGATCTTCTCTGACACCGGCACCCACTTCGACGTGTTGGATCCAAGGCACAACCTCTGGCTCCGGACGGTGGCTGAACTCGGTCTCGACAGCCCGAATTGA
- a CDS encoding PaaI family thioesterase, which produces MTAPDLEVRHPKFIDHLLGHRSDSGIDGFLGLKVVELEAGRLVVEFEVLDDHLTFIGNMHGGCLAALCDHCLGLVLYPVMPPGSWAATTEFKVNYLRPVSGGTCRAVAEIQSMTRRSAVVTIQVENDGRLAALAQGTCTVKLAEEKDD; this is translated from the coding sequence GTGACCGCACCCGACCTCGAGGTCCGCCACCCGAAGTTCATTGACCACCTCCTGGGTCACCGTTCCGATTCCGGCATCGACGGCTTCCTGGGGCTTAAGGTCGTGGAGTTGGAAGCCGGTCGGCTGGTCGTCGAGTTCGAGGTGCTCGACGACCACCTCACCTTCATCGGGAACATGCACGGCGGCTGTCTGGCTGCCCTGTGCGACCACTGCCTCGGGTTGGTGCTCTACCCGGTCATGCCGCCTGGTTCGTGGGCGGCCACCACGGAGTTCAAGGTCAATTACCTCCGGCCAGTTAGCGGTGGTACTTGCCGGGCTGTGGCGGAGATCCAGTCCATGACCCGACGGTCGGCTGTGGTCACCATCCAGGTTGAAAACGACGGGCGCCTAGCCGCCCTGGCCCAGGGCACCTGCACGGTCAAGCTGGCCGAGGAGAAGGACGATTGA
- a CDS encoding nitroreductase family deazaflavin-dependent oxidoreductase has protein sequence MSDPEYAPSPWEPVADHVERYLATDGKDGFDFNGAQCIILSTTGRKSGKLRRTPLIRVHDGNDYLVVASMGGAPNHPVWYLNLQSNPEVTIQDRAEVHHLVARTAPPEEKAERWPAAIAAWPDYANYQVRTDRDIPLVVCEPR, from the coding sequence ATGAGCGATCCCGAGTACGCCCCCAGCCCCTGGGAACCGGTCGCCGACCACGTGGAGCGCTATCTGGCCACCGATGGCAAGGACGGCTTCGATTTCAACGGGGCCCAGTGCATCATCCTGAGCACCACCGGTCGGAAGTCCGGGAAGTTGCGCCGAACTCCGCTGATCCGGGTCCACGACGGGAACGACTACCTGGTCGTGGCCTCCATGGGTGGCGCCCCGAACCATCCGGTCTGGTACCTGAACCTGCAGTCCAACCCCGAGGTCACCATCCAGGACCGGGCCGAGGTGCACCACCTGGTGGCCCGCACGGCCCCACCGGAGGAGAAGGCCGAGCGGTGGCCGGCGGCCATTGCCGCCTGGCCTGACTACGCCAACTACCAGGTCCGGACCGATCGGGACATCCCGTTGGTGGTCTGCGAGCCCCGCTGA
- a CDS encoding CoA-binding protein — MTGPQSGIDGWSPPSVAERRRLLASIRTVAMVGVSANPARPSNFVATYLLGTDFEVHFVNPTVDEVLGRPCAPSLADLPVVPDCVDVFRRLEDVPAVADEAVAVGARLFWTQFGLWSPEAARTVLDAGLDLVMDRCLKVEHARFHGGLHLAGFDTGVIDSRRS, encoded by the coding sequence ATGACTGGTCCACAATCCGGCATCGACGGGTGGAGCCCGCCGTCGGTCGCTGAGCGACGGCGCCTGCTAGCCAGCATCCGGACGGTGGCCATGGTCGGAGTGTCAGCCAACCCTGCCCGTCCCTCCAACTTCGTCGCCACCTACCTCCTAGGCACCGACTTCGAAGTCCACTTCGTGAACCCGACGGTCGACGAGGTCCTGGGTCGACCCTGCGCTCCCTCGTTGGCCGACCTGCCGGTCGTGCCCGATTGCGTTGACGTGTTCCGTCGACTGGAGGACGTCCCGGCGGTGGCCGACGAGGCGGTGGCCGTTGGGGCACGCCTCTTCTGGACGCAGTTCGGATTGTGGAGTCCTGAGGCAGCCCGGACGGTGCTCGACGCCGGCCTGGACCTCGTCATGGACCGCTGCCTCAAGGTCGAGCACGCCCGTTTCCACGGTGGGCTGCACCTGGCCGGGTTCGACACCGGCGTCATCGACTCCCGCCGAAGTTGA
- a CDS encoding FAD-binding protein: protein MADPRPTSALRIAALVKQIPKFEEMRLGPDGRLVRDGMELHLNDYCRRAVRAGCDLAAETGGSCTALTLGPPSADTVLREAILCGCEAGLHVSDPAFAGSDTLATSRALAAALEAHGPWDLVLCGRNSVDADTGQVPAQVAEILKLPLLTGARELRLDGGTVHALLEHDDEWVRAEVDLPVVVSCAERLCEPCKVKEPEAWATVNENLVTVIGAAALGDGPWGADGSPTTVGPVRVLEVDRAGERLNGSGPEQVDRVLQVLDNRGAFDRTAVGATSEVARPEGPGDGGEVVVLGEPDRLSQTGELLGTAARLAAEIGGRAALAVDTVVDWEKLSSQGADKVLRHRGVTGAEDVAHLLADRFADQPPWAVLAPSTAWGREAAARLAARLGAGLTGDAVGLEVRDGQLVALKPAFGGRLVAEVTCTSRIQMATVRPGSLPGYRPRPTAPFAADHLASTGTSRIRVLEQRRDDDRDLLAHAEVVVGVGQGVDPADLAEVEAHAATLGAELCATRKVTDAGWMPRARQVGITGHSIAPRLYIAVGISGRFNHTIGVRGAGTIVGINPDPECELWAWCDVGLVADWRDGLAALVPVLAERFSSRSS, encoded by the coding sequence ATGGCCGACCCGCGACCCACCTCTGCCTTGCGGATCGCCGCTCTGGTGAAGCAGATCCCGAAGTTCGAGGAGATGCGCCTCGGACCGGACGGCCGCCTGGTTCGCGACGGCATGGAGCTACACCTAAACGACTACTGCCGTCGGGCTGTCCGGGCCGGATGCGACCTGGCTGCCGAAACCGGAGGGTCCTGCACGGCACTGACCCTGGGCCCCCCTTCGGCCGACACCGTGCTGCGGGAGGCCATCCTCTGTGGCTGCGAGGCGGGACTCCACGTCTCCGACCCGGCGTTCGCCGGCAGCGACACCCTGGCTACCTCCCGGGCCCTGGCCGCCGCCCTGGAGGCGCACGGTCCATGGGACCTAGTGCTCTGCGGGCGCAACTCGGTAGACGCCGACACCGGTCAGGTCCCGGCCCAGGTGGCCGAGATCCTCAAGCTCCCCCTACTGACCGGGGCCCGCGAGCTCCGCCTGGACGGCGGCACGGTGCACGCCCTGCTGGAACACGACGACGAGTGGGTCCGAGCCGAGGTCGACCTCCCGGTCGTGGTCTCCTGCGCCGAGCGGCTCTGTGAGCCGTGCAAGGTCAAGGAACCGGAAGCCTGGGCCACCGTGAACGAGAACCTCGTCACAGTGATTGGGGCCGCCGCCCTGGGCGACGGTCCGTGGGGAGCTGACGGCAGCCCAACCACGGTGGGGCCGGTCCGGGTGCTGGAGGTGGACCGGGCCGGCGAACGGCTGAACGGCTCTGGGCCGGAACAGGTGGACCGGGTACTCCAGGTACTGGACAATCGGGGAGCCTTCGACAGGACGGCTGTCGGGGCAACCAGCGAGGTGGCCCGCCCGGAGGGTCCCGGCGACGGCGGTGAGGTGGTGGTTCTGGGCGAACCAGACCGCCTGTCCCAGACCGGAGAGCTACTGGGAACGGCGGCCCGCCTGGCCGCCGAGATCGGCGGACGGGCCGCGCTGGCCGTCGACACGGTGGTCGACTGGGAGAAGCTCAGCAGCCAGGGGGCCGACAAGGTCCTGAGGCACCGTGGCGTGACCGGGGCCGAGGATGTGGCCCACTTGCTGGCTGACCGGTTCGCCGACCAGCCTCCGTGGGCCGTGCTGGCCCCCAGTACGGCGTGGGGGCGAGAGGCGGCGGCCCGCCTCGCTGCCCGCCTGGGTGCCGGCCTGACGGGCGACGCTGTCGGCCTGGAGGTCCGCGACGGCCAGCTAGTGGCCCTCAAGCCAGCATTTGGCGGTCGGCTGGTCGCCGAGGTGACCTGCACCTCCCGCATCCAGATGGCCACTGTCCGACCCGGATCCCTCCCTGGGTACCGTCCCCGTCCCACGGCACCATTCGCCGCTGACCACCTGGCGTCCACCGGGACTTCTCGGATCCGGGTCCTCGAACAGCGGCGGGACGACGACCGGGACCTGCTGGCTCATGCCGAGGTGGTTGTGGGTGTCGGTCAGGGCGTCGATCCAGCCGACCTAGCCGAGGTCGAAGCCCATGCCGCGACCCTTGGTGCCGAGCTGTGCGCCACCCGCAAGGTCACCGATGCCGGGTGGATGCCCCGGGCCCGCCAGGTCGGGATCACCGGCCACTCCATCGCCCCCCGTCTGTACATAGCCGTCGGTATCTCGGGACGGTTTAACCACACGATCGGCGTCCGGGGCGCCGGAACCATCGTGGGAATCAACCCCGACCCCGAATGCGAGTTGTGGGCCTGGTGTGACGTCGGCCTGGTAGCTGACTGGCGGGACGGCCTGGCCGCCCTGGTCCCCGTGCTGGCCGAGCGGTTCTCCTCTCGGTCGTCCTGA
- a CDS encoding O-acetylhomoserine aminocarboxypropyltransferase/cysteine synthase: MSDRPWGFRTRALHAGGQPDPTTGARAVPIYQSTSFVFDDVADAADLFALQKYGTIYTRISNPTTAAFEERMASLEGGIGAVATASGQAAEFLTAAALAEQGTNFVTSSSLYGGTHNMFDNTLGRFGIEARFVDGDDPQAFAAAVDDRTRFLYTEVIGNPSGAVADLEALADVAHADDLPLVVDATFATPYLCRPMEHGADIVVHSATKFIGGHGTSIGGVVVESGRFDWGSGRFPQMTEPNAGYNGLRFWENFGELAFCTKLRAEQLRDVGASLSPFNAFLLLQGLETLPQRMEEHVANAQAVAGFLEAHTAVGWVAYAGLDASPYRDLADRYMPKGPGAVFTFGVVGGREAGAAFIERLQLISHLANVGDARTLVIHPASTTHQQLSDEALAAGGVGPDMVRLSVGLEDLDDILWDLDQALGGGA; encoded by the coding sequence ATGAGCGACCGTCCGTGGGGGTTTCGCACCCGGGCCCTCCACGCAGGGGGGCAACCCGACCCGACGACCGGTGCTCGGGCTGTCCCTATCTACCAGTCGACCAGTTTCGTGTTCGACGATGTGGCCGACGCCGCCGACCTATTTGCCCTCCAGAAGTACGGGACCATTTACACCCGGATCTCTAACCCCACCACGGCCGCTTTCGAGGAACGGATGGCCAGCTTGGAGGGGGGCATCGGGGCCGTGGCCACGGCGTCCGGTCAGGCGGCCGAGTTCCTGACCGCCGCCGCCCTAGCCGAGCAGGGCACCAACTTTGTGACGTCGTCTTCCCTGTACGGCGGCACCCACAACATGTTCGACAACACGCTTGGCCGCTTCGGAATCGAGGCCCGTTTCGTGGATGGTGACGACCCGCAGGCTTTTGCGGCGGCCGTCGACGACCGGACACGGTTTCTGTATACGGAGGTCATCGGGAACCCCTCCGGGGCGGTGGCCGACCTGGAGGCTCTGGCCGACGTCGCTCACGCCGACGATCTGCCCCTGGTAGTGGACGCCACGTTCGCCACCCCCTACCTCTGTCGTCCCATGGAACATGGCGCCGACATCGTCGTGCACTCGGCCACCAAGTTCATCGGAGGCCACGGCACCTCGATCGGCGGGGTGGTCGTGGAGTCGGGCCGTTTCGACTGGGGGAGTGGCCGGTTCCCGCAGATGACCGAGCCCAACGCCGGCTACAACGGCCTTCGGTTCTGGGAGAACTTCGGTGAGCTGGCCTTCTGCACGAAGCTCCGGGCCGAGCAGTTGCGTGACGTGGGTGCCTCGCTGTCGCCGTTCAACGCGTTTCTCCTGCTCCAGGGGCTGGAGACCCTGCCCCAGCGGATGGAAGAGCACGTAGCCAACGCCCAGGCGGTGGCCGGCTTTCTGGAAGCTCACACGGCCGTCGGCTGGGTGGCCTACGCCGGCCTGGATGCTTCGCCCTACCGGGACCTAGCCGACCGTTACATGCCAAAGGGTCCGGGTGCCGTGTTCACCTTCGGAGTTGTCGGTGGTCGGGAGGCTGGGGCGGCGTTCATCGAGCGACTACAGCTGATCAGCCACCTGGCCAATGTGGGAGACGCCCGGACGCTGGTTATCCACCCAGCGTCCACTACCCACCAGCAACTCTCCGACGAGGCTCTGGCGGCCGGCGGCGTGGGCCCCGACATGGTCCGTCTCTCTGTCGGGCTGGAGGACCTCGACGACATCCTGTGGGACTTAGACCAGGCATTGGGAGGCGGGGCATGA
- a CDS encoding arsenate reductase ArsC yields MRRPPGVLFLCVHNAGRSQIGAGWLRHLAGDRIRVLSAGSSPSETVNPTAVEAMAEVGVDISSNRPQLWTEAMVRDVDVVVSMGCGDECPVYPGTQRLDWQLEDPAGQGMEMVRGVRDEIQTLVEELLEDLLDEEDN; encoded by the coding sequence ATGCGCCGTCCGCCTGGGGTCCTGTTCCTGTGCGTCCACAATGCCGGCCGGTCCCAGATTGGTGCTGGCTGGCTGCGACACCTGGCCGGTGACCGGATCCGGGTGCTGTCGGCCGGTTCGTCCCCCAGCGAGACGGTGAACCCGACGGCCGTGGAAGCCATGGCCGAAGTGGGCGTCGACATCTCGTCCAACCGGCCCCAACTGTGGACCGAGGCCATGGTGCGCGACGTGGACGTCGTGGTGTCCATGGGCTGCGGCGACGAGTGCCCGGTCTACCCGGGGACCCAACGCCTGGACTGGCAACTGGAGGACCCGGCTGGCCAGGGGATGGAGATGGTGCGCGGTGTGCGCGACGAGATCCAGACCCTGGTCGAGGAACTGCTCGAGGATCTACTCGACGAGGAGGACAACTGA